TCCTGCGGGCCCGCCAATTCAGCGAAGACGCTGGTCCCATGTCGCATCCTATCCGCCCCGAATCCTACATTAGTATGGACAACTTTTACACCGGGACGGTGTATATCAAAGGTGCCGAAGTCATTCGAATGTACCAGACCATTCTAACTCCGGAAGGTTTCAACAAGGGGATGAAGCTGTACTTTGAGTGCCATGATGGTTCGGCCGTGACGtgcgacgactttttggctGCCATGGCCGACGCAAACAACGTGGATTTGACGCAGTTCGCCTTGTGGTATAGCACACCCGGAACTCCTACGGTGCAGTACGAAACTTCCTACGCGGACGGGACCTTTACGCTGAAACTCTCTCAGTCTAGTCGTAGTGTAACGCCCATGCACATTCCCGTGGCCTTTGGGCTGCTCGATAAGGCCACAGGTCAGGAAGTGGTCCCCACCACGGTATTGGAATTGAAGGAAGCCTCACAAGTCTTTACTTTTGACGGACTCGAGGGGGACGTGGTTCCGTCGCTACTGAGGGACTTTTCCGCTCCGGTCAAGCTCGAGCCAGTTTCCGGCGAAGTGGACGAAAGTGATCTGGCCTTTTTGGCCGCGCGGGATACAGACGGCTTCAACCGTTGGGATGCCGGTCAACGCTTGTACACGTCCTTGATTTTTCAAACGCTTAACGACCAGATTTCTTCCACTACACAGGCGTTTGTGGACGAGGCGTTCCGAATGGCGCTGGAGCAAAAGACTACGGATTACTCGATTCAAGCGTACGCACTCACGTTGCCTTCTGAATCGACCCTGtcggaagaaatgaaaatCGTTGATCCTGTTGGTCTCCACGAGGCCCGTGGTAAAGTGAAAAAGGCTCTGGCTCGAAAGTACGAATCAGAGATCCGAACCACGTATGATGGTTTGACGGAGACTATGCAAGCTGAGACAGAGTTCAAGGTGGATGCTGAAGCAattggtcgtcgtcggttgCGCAATACCCTATTGGAGTATTTGTGCTCTATCCGCGAAACAGACCAGGAGCAAATTGCTGCTGCGGAACTTGCGATGAAGCACTTTCAAAATGCCAAAGGCATGACGGACAAAATCGCTGGTCTAGGAGCCTTGGCTTCGATGGATGGAGAGGGTGCTGATGCCCGTGATGAAGCCATGCAGACCTTTTACGACGATGCCGAGGGTGACGCTCTCGTGCTTAACAAGTGGTTCATGACCCAAGCAGTTGCGGACCTGCCGGATGTTTTGAACCGCGTCAAAAAACTCAAGGAACACCCGGACTTTACACTAAAGAATCCAAATCGCTGTCGCTCGCTGATCAGTGCCTTTGCAATGAACTCGGCTGCCTTCCACGACGAGAGTGGCGAAGGTTACAAGTTTTTGGGAAGCACGATTGCCGAACTCGACAAACTCAACCCACAGATCAGTAGTCGTATGGCTAGCAGCTTGATCCAGTGGCGTCGGTACGATGAGGAAAGAGGCCAGCTCATGAAGGCGGAGCTCGAAAAATTGAACGCCATGAAGCTGAGCGAAGATTTGTTTGAAATCGTAAGCCGTGGGCTTAAAGATTGAAGCGTCTCACGCAGCGGCTTTAATTACAGCATCTAATTTACAAAATTTCACTAGTCAAACTCAAATTCGCTGTCACTCTCGTTGTTGCCCCACGAATTTCTATTGCCGTTGGTTTTGCTGCCCTTTCGGAATGATGCAAGCTTGGGATCGTCAGAGGAAACACTGTCGTCGGACGAGAGCTCGATTACCTCTTGCAAGGTCAATTTCGCTCCTTTTACAGattttgactttttggaaaccgttggcttcgtcttcttggTTTTGGACTTTTTTTTCGCTGGAACTTTTGTCTTTTTAGCGGGtgcctttttctgttttttccCCTTCGGCTTGGCGGTGAGCCATTCCCCAGCTTGGCCACTTGGTTGTCGTTTTACCATTTTTTTTGAAGCAGTTGCCTTTTCTTCCCGTTTTGGCAATCGGAAAATGATTTTCGGATCCACCGActgcaacaacaatggtCCTCGGGCACCGAGTTTGAGATATACAACCGAGCTGATAAGTAATACAACAAGGAATGAGGCAAGGAAGTTTTGGTGGAGTGTAACGAAACCCACAATACGTACTCGTACGCGTTGAACACGAGGTAGTAGTCCAAGATACCCTCCACCAATAGCATAATGACAATTCGCTCACATTCGGTGACGGTTAGGTCGTCCTTCGCTGGAGGATTCTCTTTGACACTGAAGAAAAACCAAACAATTTGAGCACATACATTCAATCTAAGATCCAGCAAACAAATCTGAAAGCTTACCATTGCGGTGCCGTATCCGGCTTGGCTCTCCATTCCTTGACCAGCATGGGCAGCGTCAGATTTTCACCGTCTTGGATACGTTTCTGCAACAGCTGGACCACAGTTTTAGCGTGTTTCCCAACATCCCTCGAGTCCGTTGTTATTCCGTCATTTTCCTTCTGTACTTGTTGCGGATCGGGACTGTCTGGTTCCCCCAAACTTGCCAGCATGATTGCTTTGCAAACGGCGTCGTTCCCCGAAGCTTGACCGTACCGTACCATAGTCCATAGCAGTTGCTCTCCGTTCGACCCGTGCACCATCTTCATCATACGTGGGACGTCTTTTGGACTATAGTACAAGACGCAGTTGGCGTCTCGGCCATCCCGACCAGCGCGTCCAGACTCTTGATAATACGCTTCCAACGTTTTGGAAATTGTGTGATGCAAGACGAAGCGGACATCCGGCTTGTTAATGCCCAAACCAAAGGCAATAGTGGCGACCACCACCTGCGTTTCGTTGCGCATCCAAGACCGATGAATGTATTCTTTGTTGGTGGGCGAAACGTCGGAATGGTACGAACGGGCAACAATTCCGTATTGACACAGTGCATCCGCGACCGTGTCGGCATCTTTCTTACTAAACGTGTACACAATGCCGGCATCCTTGGCGTGGTGCTCTTGGATGAAAGCCGCCATGTTAGCAAGAATACCATCTTTGCTGTCGGGTTTAGGCCGGACGGAGTACTGCAAGTTGGGTCGATTGGCGGTTGACCGGAAGAAGCGATAACGTGTACCTAAACGAAGGATTTGACAGACATCTTCCCGCACGCGGTCGGATGCGGTGGCCGTCACGGCAATCATGGGTATCGAAGGGAACTGACGTTTCAGTATACCGAGTTGCGCGTAGTCGGGTCGAAAATCGTGACCGTACTGCGACACACAGTGTGCTTCGTCAACTACGAATCGCCCGAGACGACCTTGATCGTGCAGTTTTTGCAGCTCCGACTTGAGTTTGCCCGACTTGTGGACCTTTTCGGGTGTGACAAACACCAGGCACATCCCCGCTGTCGGGTCCCGGACCATACTCCATCTCCGGGCGTGTTCGGCGTTGCCACCGGTTAGGccggacgaaaacgaagtgGCGGAATTGGGACAAAACGCATTCATCTGTTCCTCTTGATCTTGAATAAGCGAAAGCAGGGGAGAAATGACGAAGGTGACCTGAGCTGAAGGGCCTCGTCCTTCCAACAATGCGGGCAGTTGGTAAGTCAAGGATTTGCCCCCTCCCGTGCGCATAATGACGAATACGTCGTCACCAGACATTGTTGCGTTAACGATTTCTTTTTGATGATCACGAAAGGATCGTATCCGGAAGGAGTATTGCAAATGGTACATCATGGAGCTTGACCATTGGAAATTATTATGGGTCAAATGTGCATTGGGATCGTACGAGGGTGACACCGCCAATGTACTGGGGGCCGTTTGCAGTTGGGATAAGTGTTGGAGAGATTCACGAGCTGGCAAGGCAGTGTTACTTGAGGATACGTCTGCGGCTGGAGAAACTGCGGAAGCGGAGACAGGCCCGGATACTGCAGAGACAGGATTTGGGCGCAGCAGAAAGGAATCCAGCGTTCCCGACCGTGTATTGGATCGGGCATTGTTTTCTCGATTTGTATCGTCCATGGATGACATTGGTGTTGGCTTATTCTTCGCGCGGGGCTTGGACACTTCTAGCTGTAACATACCAACCGAATTGGAGGATCGAGAAGAAGGGCGAGACGTTGGCAACGGAGCCATTGGTACACGATCCAGCTGGGTCTGCTGCGAAACCGGGTCCGATAGTAGCTCATCGGCCTGTGTACACATGGTCATGGGATCGGTCAGGAGTTCATCTGCTTGTGTTTGCGAAAGACTCCTTCGTCGACGAGAATCCGGCGATTCCTTGACGTTTCCTTCGTCGACATTAGGTTCCTGCGTTTGCTGCTCGTATCGATCCTGTCGCTGTCGTGTGTCtgcgtcgacgacgttgttCTCGTCCGACGGGTCGCTTTCGAGAACCTCCCGTTCCAGCACGTCAATATCATCGTCCAAGCGCAGCAGTTCCTGCTCCAAGTGTCGCATCTGTTCTTGTACTTTCCGCGAATGCTGAAACAAGTTCTCCAAATGACGTCGCTTCTCGTCCCGATTCGTTTCCAACGCCGACAATCGCAGCGTCTTTTCTTCCAGCGACATGTCGACGCCAATGAGTCCTTTCGAGTCCACGACTGTACAGTGTGCGGAATAGCGGAGCCCCCGTCGTCTAGAAAGGGCACGACGGGAAGCAGCCTAAACCCAGAATAAACCCGTCAGGATGCAGAATGAATTCAAAAGGCGTTGAGCAAGGGCTTTGGTGTCAACTTCGGATGAGATTCTTCCTTTCTCAAGTTAAAGAGTCGGTCTTGCCGAAACACTTTGGTACTACCGTTTGTTTGGCGTCGAGAGATGTTCGACCCATCCATGGTACGAGGAGGTAACACTAATCTCCACTGCCAACCACAAACCAGACAGACCGCTGTGGGATTTTGGGCGCGCAGTAACTACATGAAGGTTCAGGCTTTACGCCACGCTGTGCCTTCTGCGTTTATCGTCGGACGTCAAAGCCAGAGTGACTCGAGAAACGATACGTTACATTTACAGTAACCGATTGGATTTACAATTATGAGAGCCCCTTTGCTTTCTTAACATAAGTTACTCTCATGCTCGGATAGGACATCTTTTTTACTGAGGTTTGCATGCACTCTGTCACTTGCGCCTTTCGCTTAAGGATCTGTTATCTTGATACAGCCTGTGCAATATGATCTCTCTTTTCTTTGGGACCGCTCACAAAACCTTGAGTGCACAATTTGCGGACCGAAGAGAAAAGCAAAACCCTCCTCACGCGTTGCGATTGCTTTTTGACGATGAAAATTCAAAACAGTTGTCTGCGAGGCATGTGGGTGACCATACTTTTGGCCATTCTCAACAACCGTCGTGCTTTAGCCGCCGATGAAAATAGCCGCTTCTCCTATCCCGGTTACGTTATTACCAGCATTGACGTCGAACCACTTGGAAAGGGCCATCCCACCTCTCGCGTCAAGTTTCACGCCAGAATTCCTGGGAAAGTGGACGACACGACCGCACACGTCTTACGCGACGTTGTGGATTCCGGTGAAACCGTTGGAAAATGGCCGTTTCGGAGTCCTGTGTTTCACGGCACGGTGGTGCCTCCCGGCCAGCTACAGGCCAGGTTGGATGCCGAATCTCCCCGCGTGTCGGATCGTTGGAATCCACTGCAGCATCGCAAAGCATTGCTCTGCGTCCACGGCTTTGACTCGCAACCGGAATCCTGGTTGCGTAGATGTGCGGAAAACTACGGAAAAAGCGACGAGTTGGCTATTATTCCAGTTATTTGGCCAGGTACGTTCTTCAGGTGCGGTACAAATCACGTTTTCCTTGCGAACGCACCTCCTGACTCTTTCAGACTTGCAATTCATTGATTCTCAGCCGGCGATAAAGGGCTTCGTGACTACATGAATGATCGAAATGTCTTCGTTCCCGGGGCTGCCCGAGCCtttcagcctttgttggacgTGGCCAGTTCCTTGCGCAAATCATTGCTTTGTCACAGTATGGGTAATTTCGTGCTCAAACTCACGGCACCTCCGCACCAGCCATCCCGTACCAGCGGCTTAGCGAAGCGCAAGCTTTCCGCACCACCTTTTGAGGATGTGTACATGTCGGCCGCCGATGTGCGGCATGATGTATTTGATCGCGCCCAAAACGATCACGACGATGCTAATTTGGACTACGGTCGTAATATTGCTGGCATGGCGCAAAATAAGGTCCATGTGATGCACTCCAGAAGCGATGTCCCTTTGATGGCCCGCCGAGCGCGGCATGCAGGCTTACGAGCGTTGGGCAGCAATGGCGCCAATATGAAAAACCTGCACCCGAGTTTGAAGGGTAAGGTTGTCAATGTGGATTGCTACTCATGGAACAAGTGGACTCGAAAGAACAATCTTTATCACTCTTATTTCTTCAAAAGCGAGGCTATCAAATACTACGAACAGCGAGACGCCTAGAAATGAAACTGGCGTAGACAATTTGCTAATTAGCTATAAGAACCGCAATTTCTTGCACTTCCACACAAACTCTCACTTTGGTCTGTCTCAAGTTGTATCTCTGATTTAGAGAAAGCCCAACCAATCAGCAGCTCTCTACTGTTAATTCGTTGTTGATACTTACACTAACAAGTAATTTCTACGCATGAAACGTATAATGTGTTTTTATAACAATACCCAAACAGCGCTTGATAGGAACGACCATACCACGATGACAGCACCGCTTCCCGTCTGCTCAGCGAAGTTAAGCATCGTCGGGCTCGGTTAGTACTACGGTGGGGGACCACGTTGGAATCCCGGgtgttgttctttttgggGCTTCTGACCACGTAGAGTAACTTTTTTTTTAAAAAACAATTGTGTTTTATGCGATTAACTGACCGTAAAACCTGGTTTTGGTTGTATTCATTTGGTTGAAATTTTCAAACAACACATTAGCTTTGGGTTTTGAAGTTCCCCGCGACTCGGCACAGCGTACGATACGCCCAGTAAATTCTTTCCCGTCACGATCCCCCACAGCACGGCAACTTGTGTGTTGACGGCGTAGGTGTTGCCGTTGACTGTCACTGCCAATAACCTCAGACTTAGCAAAGGCTAATCAGAACAGTTTATACCAGTACCCTGCATTGGCTATGAAGCGCCAACAAATAGAAAAAGACATTTGTTTAGAGGATGAACCGAAAGAAAAATCCCCAAGTTCCGAACTGCAATCGACCAGCTATCCCCAGGTCACTTCTATCAAACCCAAATACAGAGTTGGAGCGACTTCAACCAAGTCGTTTGAAAGTCTTGAGTCGAGAAAGTCTGACTTTGAAAATGGGGTCTCTTGCACGACGATTTACGTCGGACATTTGCACCCCAAGCTAACGCAAACTCATATCGAAAAGATGTTTAGCAAATACGGCGAAGTTGTCCGAATAAACCTGCTCGCAAATCGCGGATACGGGTTTTGCGAAATGGCCCGTCCTGAGCAAGCCGCCGCAGCTATGACAGCACTACATGGCCAATCGCTGTTGGGAAGGCTGTTAACAGTTCGACCAGCCAACGACAAACAATCTGGAACCGTCTCATCTTTACGGGGCAGTACAGGACCATCAGGGCGGAACCTTTCTACCCAGCAACAAGCAAGGCAAATAGATTCCCGGATACAAGCCATTAAACGCAAACTCGAAGAGAGCAAGAAATAGAATGACGTGAAGCGGGAGCAATAAGCTGTGTCTGAGTGTTTTCTCAGACTCACATCGGATCGAGTGAAAGAGCTGATTTGAAACGAGGTGCAGTCAATAACTAATGCAGTGCTTTTATAGTAGGATGAGTGACATTGTGAAGGCAGCAAGGGACAATTTCTCATTTTATGCTTTTTGAATCTATCTACCATCACTCTAGAGGTTATTACTGTTAGCTTCCACATTTACAATTTTTTGGCAAGGACAGTTTGGCCCCAGGTGTTTGTATTCTTATGAAGAAGTTCAGTATCGATACGCGATAGAAGATCGGATGTTGGATCGATGTACCCCATTCGAGTTCGATAAAAGCACAAGGCAGCTTCGTTGCCCTCTTCCACATGCAGCAACAAATAGGACGTTTGTTGAATCCGTGCTTCATCTTCCATTGCCATCATCAATGCTGCCGCAACCCCATTCCTGCGATACTGGCGCGCTGTCACCACATCCGTCACATacagcattttgtcggcAGGTATCTTTAAGGCGCCATCTATCTCCAATGGACTCAACTCAGCAGCTCCTAATACGACTTGGTGTGGATCTTGCCAAGCGATAAAGCTGAAGGCTCCACCAGCAGCGCGTTCCGCCTGAAGCTCCGCTGTGGCTCCTCGAAAAGCTTCTACAGACGGTGCGTCTGGCCCTAAATTGGCTATCCACTCGTTGTAGCGTAGATCTGCCAAGGCAGTCACGTCGGATTCCGTCTGCACCTGTCTCACCTTAACCAAAACTGACGGCGATGAGAGGCAGAAGCCTTCTGTCACCCagccaacgaaaagaaaaaccaAGGGCCGTATCATAGTTAAAATATTGGGACCAGTGATGAAATTTGAAGAAGACCAGAGACTGTCCTTGTATTCTTAACGCTGCAGGCCAGAGTGTCTTCGGGGGTTGCAAACAAGAAGACACCATCCGGGAGGATTTGAGCTCATTTTTGTTCGCATCCACATTCATAGACATAATAACGCAATAAACTCCAAAAGGACCCGGAATGAAGTTTTTCCATGAAACGATCCATGTGTTAAGGCGGCAGCCAGATTATGATGCCTTCCTGCCAGTGAAGCTATCTGTTATTCACATTGTAAGCCCCTGACTGTATAACTCTCTACTCTTTTAtctgttgactgtaagttGTCAGGCAGTCACTCGACTATAACAGAAAACAACCAACGTCTTTGCGCTGACTTAAAATGTCGAGCCTATTTCTAACGCATCTGACCCAGTATAATTTGCGGAGGCCACCAAAGGTCGACATTAGATACCTTAATGCTCTTATACGACTTGTCTATCCAATCAAACATTTAAGCGGCAAGCTTcttgtcatcatcgtcttcataTACATCCAGTGGGGGACATGTGCATACCAGGTTTCGGTCCCCGTAGACATTATCGACACGGCCACAGCTGGGCCAGAACTTGTTGGCGCGGATCCAAGGAGCGGGGTAAATGCCAACCTCCTTCGAGTACGGACGATCCCACTTCTCATTGACCAGGTCATTCATTGTGTGCGGGGCGTAGTGCAATGGCGAATCCTCCAAAGCAATACGGCCACTGCCAATATCATCAATTTCTGCCCGAATGGAAAGCATGGCGTCGCAAAAGCGATCAAGTTCCCCCAAATCTTCCGACTCAGTCGGCTCAATCATGAGAGTTCCGGCAACGGGCCAAGACATGGTAGGAGAGTGGAATCCGTAATCTTGAAGACGCTTAGCAACGTCCTCTTCCGTTACACCGGTTGCGGCTTTCAAGGGACGAAGATCCAAAATAAATTCGTGCGCACACTGTCCGTTTTTTCCAGTAAAGAGGACATCATATGCTCCATTCATACGCGCAGCCATGTAGTTCGCGTTCAAGATAGCATGGCTGGTGGCAGCTTTAAGACCTTCAGCTCCAAGCATCTTAATGTACATCCAAGAAATCGGGAGAATGGCGGCAGAACCGAAAGGGGCTGCAGCTACAGCACCCTCAGTCTTTGGTACACAAATGTCGTTTCCGCAAAGCTTTCCCGACGCCTGAGGATCCATTACGTGCCCTGGCAAAAAAGGAGCAAGGTGCTCACGAACTCCGATAGAACCGACACCTAGAACAAAAGTGTCAGTCATACCCGAAAACCTTGAGCAATCAAACTGCATGCAATTCAAACCTACCTGGGCCACCACCTCCGTGAGGAATGCAGAAGGTCTTGTGCAAGTTCAAATGGCACACGTCAGCGCCAATCAAACCCGGACTCGTCAGACCAACCTGTGCGTTCATGTTAGCACCGTCCATGTATACTTGGCCACCGGCATCGTGGATTGCGTCGCAAATTTCTACGATTCTTTCTTCAAAGACACCGAACGTGGAAGGATATGTGACCATGAAGGCGGCCAAGTTGTCTTTGTGCTTGGAAATCTTGGCGGTCAAGTCACCAAAATCCACGTTGCCCTGGTCGTCATTCTCTACGAC
The genomic region above belongs to Phaeodactylum tricornutum CCAP 1055/1 chromosome 16, whole genome shotgun sequence and contains:
- a CDS encoding predicted protein, which produces MIRPLVFLFVGWVTEGFCLSSPSVLVKVRQVQTESDVTALADLRYNEWIANLGPDAPSVEAFRGATAELQAERAAGGAFSFIAWQDPHQVVLGAAELSPLEIDGALKIPADKMLYVTDVVTARQYRRNGVAAALMMAMEDEARIQQTSYLLLHVEEGNEAALCFYRTRMGYIDPTSDLLSRIDTELLHKNTNTWGQTVLAKKL
- a CDS encoding predicted protein — its product is MKRQQIEKDICLEDEPKEKSPSSELQSTSYPQVTSIKPKYRVGATSTKSFESLESRKSDFENGVSCTTIYVGHLHPKLTQTHIEKMFSKYGEVVRINLLANRGYGFCEMARPEQAAAAMTALHGQSLLGRLLTVRPANDKQSGTVSSLRGSTGPSGRNLSTQQQARQIDSRIQAIKRKLEESKK
- a CDS encoding predicted protein; translation: MTLVANPRYVGEPIPLVLDGDETCLQLRSVRMNGQELREGVDYELAPGRLLLKTPVDGAVVQTVVDLVPEENTQLSGLYKDEASAMYCTQCEAMGFRRITYYPDRPDNMATFTSVRLEADKERYPILLSNGNRLDQGTVPEDDSRHYAIWSDPFPKPSYLFAAVVGKLGSIRDSYTTVSGKKVQLEVFSEPRNVHKLSYAMESLQRSMQWDEQRFGLEYDLELYNVVAVDSFNMGAMENKGLNVFNTAYVLADEGTATDTDFERVEGVIGHEYFHNWTGNRVTCRDWFQLTLKEGLTVFRDQEFSGDMNSKPVKRIEDVRVLRARQFSEDAGPMSHPIRPESYISMDNFYTGTVYIKGAEVIRMYQTILTPEGFNKGMKLYFECHDGSAVTCDDFLAAMADANNVDLTQFALWYSTPGTPTVQYETSYADGTFTLKLSQSSRSVTPMHIPVAFGLLDKATGQEVVPTTVLELKEASQVFTFDGLEGDVVPSLLRDFSAPVKLEPVSGEVDESDLAFLAARDTDGFNRWDAGQRLYTSLIFQTLNDQISSTTQAFVDEAFRMALEQKTTDYSIQAYALTLPSESTLSEEMKIVDPVGLHEARGKVKKALARKYESEIRTTYDGLTETMQAETEFKVDAEAIGRRRLRNTLLEYLCSIRETDQEQIAAAELAMKHFQNAKGMTDKIAGLGALASMDGEGADARDEAMQTFYDDAEGDALVLNKWFMTQAVADLPDVLNRVKKLKEHPDFTLKNPNRCRSLISAFAMNSAAFHDESGEGYKFLGSTIAELDKLNPQISSRMASSLIQWRRYDEERGQLMKAELEKLNAMKLSEDLFEIVSRGLKD
- a CDS encoding predicted protein, translating into MWVTILLAILNNRRALAADENSRFSYPGYVITSIDVEPLGKGHPTSRVKFHARIPGKVDDTTAHVLRDVVDSGETVGKWPFRSPVFHGTVVPPGQLQARLDAESPRVSDRWNPLQHRKALLCVHGFDSQPESWLRRCAENYGKSDELAIIPVIWPAGDKGLRDYMNDRNVFVPGAARAFQPLLDVASSLRKSLLCHSMGNFVLKLTAPPHQPSRTSGLAKRKLSAPPFEDVYMSAADVRHDVFDRAQNDHDDANLDYGRNIAGMAQNKVHVMHSRSDVPLMARRARHAGLRALGSNGANMKNLHPSLKGKVVNVDCYSWNKWTRKNNLYHSYFFKSEAIKYYEQRDA
- a CDS encoding predicted protein — its product is FQWSSSMMYHLQYSFRIRSFRDHQKEIVNATMSGDDVFVIMRTGGGKSLTYQLPALLEGRGPSAQVTFVISPLLSLIQDQEEQMNAFCPNSATSFSSGLTGGNAEHARRWSMVRDPTAGMCLVFVTPEKVHKSGKLKSELQKLHDQGRLGRFVVDEAHCVSQYGHDFRPDYAQLGILKRQFPSIPMIAVTATASDRVREDVCQILRLGTRYRFFRSTANRPNLQYSVRPKPDSKDGILANMAAFIQEHHAKDAGIVYTFSKKDADTVADALCQYGIVARSYHSDVSPTNKEYIHRSWMRNETQVVVATIAFGLGINKPDVRFVLHHTISKTLEAYYQESGRAGRDGRDANCVLYYSPKDVPRMMKMVHGSNGEQLLWTMVRYGQASGNDAVCKAIMLASLGEPDSPDPQQVQKENDGITTDSRDVGKHAKTVVQLLQKRI